A window of the Plasmodium vivax chromosome 12, whole genome shotgun sequence genome harbors these coding sequences:
- a CDS encoding hypothetical protein (encoded by transcript PVX_117155A), giving the protein MDIHHSREGAQGTSRMGNEKAQVREMLHEKGVASKGGAAEYSQARTAKGTHLSGAPKEKPNIKTVIHSSGKSFKTKIKKLKKKYKNVHTVSNNNDEHVKALLHIHHSSHHGDTDEEGNSISLNNVNGTKYVCAKLREGDQNGVNLPPNDEAKTGDPFRRSGENFINSAWPNHKRSNGTLPSRVGIDSLSGFAPVVEGDDDAADDTDDVSSQAASEKCDDSPSENLPPPHVQKMDEVNIALGEKHSRRVNHINEPPNIKHSVSCSCDEWSRSGVEEDKPRTPVNNIGNTNDEIEGCRTESSGEGISRDGGSDGGGDGGSDDGGEGGHPEGDAMSKEEKAINEGNLNEPLMGEGNVVEPHEGENIWGDIAHVGGLVEGEIGTTSGDHHAEEDGGELGSPPSEERFSAVRFEARGGSHSSRGEVSGEQVSDEMSVAGDVQQQGGVENGHGEDVHGENGHDENGLGENYLGEDFHGEEARREDCQGEHRQRESYPLEWHQREGFPLESRPNERGPPPTTAQEEKFDLRNILTCNVDTFNGGQGEMEKLNRLISFRDNAEKYLQSYINSFLNDFFLMSSYLPYLHYYDENTYGKKEMNFLKIVTHFMDLFHCNKKMSKKIRDFKNDFVNSSLNEKIKYVDKFPFLKLPEVCTDRVKGQFLKLLKEYCRRKKKKKKKNYYQFFLCRKFVNQIFKLKEKWVENNFLQIGFSGLGPPAAQQKRQQGSGGEMEERHEVKAPLGRPLLKESTKEEGYLFHNVKERSPNGQGQKSHHQMGEKWHNDIFYEQIVAAPFLKEENISNGDFTKAMKTKMPSLDDLARKFTPLSDAKKMEHASGFSPPQSKHSIRKHLNPVVRNELFNVFHLTDAKYREKIYTKNEDRHIINNISFYKHKINRLYAYLMACALMGHSPNFTQPHISWSGASDVRGDPREDLQVELPPRNSGSLRSYNEEHTTNALNEKDRGSPNRCISLCTLIKIANEFVKNNGGSSKGGGQKNKTPLNSNSESLSKDMDILASNFLQDGAYNSAPRDVGQNAKRSYISTPSDEAKRLNSFPIEWGVKNVDVCNGKGALEGLANRATCVPRETSKLGEAGNESPVKWEEVSGGGDLQRGPREGSGRKLTSALSVDGQVYATPDERRDPHLPVKEKKTDDKFQLSPDLQLLYDAYNNGEQIIVLKNKNKLLHNSDKGTKFTRLSKHSPFHANDSWQSGVGPSKGTPPTVWKRQMGCMNIQPDCTYVKNTHGGILQNENSSAMTYPYDVQTRDSNMPFLQNGFFRQRHGEGACRGYSNKGSLAASGATSGNHTISSNDIHMNGAIEQLSKFDKVQNRVHSIDSNNILVNTSSGGFTKCRKLANVMCPQYAPGALHYINGVNAGVQSCSKVNLKSVDHCANGNNVSGGFPFSHPPLKQQPLSNYLTQSTSYMNQFDDHSQSLCNQMGNTHPFIFEQMQKERSILYNQNGYPHFALTNNYFADATNPFAQNGKGGGNICGRYYHSNENLSYTHQGEQNAANNVGSGTDHINGSNQMEQPCVYLPNGASDNRFESASEDGTYSVSHQHKRCVEQVVGKDNDGGAVRKGNDDDEVENQNGCFNDVRHDPDGTHKSSTTGGECKGGDDHTEATEESYPPRGMNALLGEGSKQVVSTDVGGNHQQCHGNDPTGDEQGSNITTAGEDHLNRNVKGRDDCKEECSHSKGEGEKEPPLNSNNNSSQNSSQDTSGSSPGEENAHKKNHPGDNWPSTEGTNLHVGAYAEGTINGDTGVRSMRSDNHDGSVSPNAADSDADTGSPTHQKGEPSHEGNPTSEELADPLKSACNDDEYACSQNLQHLSNPSRGENPLQSSHLVNNHAGHFNVKNQPRKDNSCEGIANVNTGAHSVEANGDDSYHGGSAPLGGEGDEKSINFNEMGAPMDYAPIRGDSVRSAVGGSGPLNSHITRMGINKSNQMNSITFSIDSTGNETKYKIAEEMVSLMRQTDAYRPPCGHYQGSDADTSMASLYKPFSFNGMMMPPYHNARSNVKNYPSAEMRSNINVHNYNMNKNENAEMANDCLGTPPPQSNLPTNTYGYPYSYNMGSYFLNGVHLVGLENRTGERPARNNLDFANYNGMLNECCDGEDEEWDPQQEGLHREGPHPEDPLQDDDRSGGSFPSSSSLIRRDKTQKEKKKNANMNTNKPQPFGLNACKKKKIGNSGPPTAEKLSELLHEKNLSVPQIAAIYGVHRTTVARWCYNRKIIQKSSNYQGRKKSPSKVGAEYA; this is encoded by the coding sequence ATGGATATTCACCACTCGAGAGAGGGCGCGCAGGGCACTTCCAGGATGGGCAACGAGAAGGCACAAGTTAGGGAAATGCTGCACGAGAAAGGTGTGGCATCCAAAGGGGGTGCCGCAGAATATAGCCAGGCGAGAACTGCAAAGGGGACCCATTTGAGCGGCGCCCCCAAAGAAAAGCCAAACATTAAGACAGTCATTCATTCTAGTGGTAAATCTTTCaaaacgaaaataaaaaaattaaaaaaaaaatataaaaatgttcatacggtaagtaataataatgatgAGCATGTGAAGGCCCTTCTGCATATACACCATAGTAGCCACCATGGCGACACAGATGAAGAGGGAAACTCCATCAGCCTAAACAATGTTAACGGTACGAAATATGTATGTGCAAAGCTGAGGGAAGGAGACCAGAATGGGGTGAACTTACCCCCCAACGATGAAGCAAAAACAGGGGATCCTTTTCgaagaagtggagaaaattttattaattctgCTTGGCCAAACCATAAGCGTAGCAACGGTACGTTGCCTAGCCGGGTTGGCATCGACAGCCTGAGCGGTTTTGCGCCAGTCGTTGAGGGAGATGATGACGCAGCTGATGATACAGATGATGTGTCTTCGCAAGCTGCGAGCGAAAAATGCGACGATTCACCAAGTGAGAACCTTCCCCCTCcacatgtgcaaaaaatggatgaaGTTAACATCGCgctgggggaaaaacactCCCGTAGGGTAAACCATATAAATGAACCTCCCAACATTAAGCACAGCGTGTCGTGCTCATGTGATGAATGGAGCCGCTCGGGTGTAGAGGAGGATAAGCCAAGGACGCCGGTCAACAATATTGGGAACACGAATGATGAAATTGAGGGGTGTAGAACGGAGTCATCTGGCGAGGGAATTTCGCGCGATGGTGGTAGTGATGGTGGTGGCGATGGTGGTAGTGATGAtggaggggaagggggaCACCCAGAGGGAGACGCGATGagcaaagaagaaaaagccaTAAACGAGGGTAACTTAAATGAACCGCTTATGGGGGAAGGGAACGTAGTAGAACCCCACGAAGGTGAAAACATATGGGGGGATATTGCTCATGTGGGTGGACTAGTGGAGGGGGAAATAGGAACAACGAGTGGTGATCACCATGCAGAGGAGGATGGGGGCGAACTGGGAAGCCCTCCGAGCGAGGAAAGGTTCAGTGCCGTTCGTTTCGAAGCGAGAGGGGGTAGTCACTCGTCACGTGGAGAAGTTTCGGGCGAACAAGTTAGTGATGAGATGAGTGTGGCTGGGGATGTgcagcagcaggggggagTTGAAAATGGGCACGGGGAAGATGTGCACGGGGAAAATGGCCATGATGAAAATGGCCTCGGTGAAAATTACCTAGGTGAAGATTTCCACGGCGAAGAGGCCCGACGTGAGGACTGCCAAGGAGAGCACCGCCAACGAGAAAGTTACCCATTGGAGTGGCACCAACGCGAAGGTTTCCCACTGGAGAGCCGCCCAAACGAGCGAGGTCCACCCCCAACCACCGCCCAGGAAGAGAAGTTCGATTTGCGAAACATTCTCACCTGCAACGTAGACACGTTCAACGGAGGACAAGGAGAAATGGAAAAGCTAAATCGTCTAATTAGCTTCCGAGATAATGCAGAAAAGTACCTGCAAAGTTACATAAACTCGTTTCTAAACGACTTCTTTTTGATGTCATCCTATCTGCCCTACTTACACTACTACGACGAGAATACATACGGTAAGAAggaaatgaattttttaaaaattgtaaccCATTTTATGGATCTTTTTCACTGCAATAAAaagatgagcaaaaaaatacgcgACTTTAAAAACGATTTTGTAAATTCATCActaaatgagaaaataaaatacgtCGATaagtttccatttttaaaattgcccGAAGTGTGCACAGACAGAGTGAAGGGCCAATTTCTGAAACTGCTAAAGGAATATtgcaggaggaaaaaaaaaaaaaaaaaaaaaaattattaccaaTTCTTTTTGTGCCGCAAATTTgttaatcaaatttttaagttaaaGGAAAAGTGGGtcgaaaataattttctccaaattgGGTTCAGCGGGTTGGGCCCACCCGCGGCGCAGCAGAAGCGGCAGCAGGGTAGCGGTGGTGAGATGGAGGAGAGACACGAAGTGAAGGCCCCGCTTGGAAGGCCACTCCTAAAGGAATCTACAAAAGAGGAAGGTTACCTTTTCCACAATGTTAAGGAGAGGAGTCCGAACGGGCAGGGGCAAAAGAGTCACCACCAAATGGgtgaaaaatggcacaacGATATTTTTTACGAACAAATTGTAGctgctccctttttaaaagaagaGAACATTTCTAATGGTGACTTTACGAAGGCCATGAAAACGAAGATGCCCTCGTTAGATGATCTCGCAAGGAAGTTTACCCCATTAAGTgacgcgaaaaaaatggaacatgCTAGTgggttctcccccccgcagagtaAGCATTCCATCCGGAAGCATCTGAACCCAGTGGTCAGAAACGAACTCTTCAATGTGTTTCATTTGACTGATGCGAAatatagggaaaaaatttacacaaaaaatgaggaCCGACACATTATCAAtaacatttctttttataaacacaaaataaacaGGCTCTATGCCTATCTCATGGCTTGTGCCCTTATGGGACATTCCCCGAACTTTACGCAGCCGCATATATCATGGAGCGGGGCCTCCGATGTGAGGGGAGACCCCAGAGAAGACCTGCAAGTTGAATTACCCCCCAGGAATAGCGGCAGCCTCCGCAGTTACAACGAAGAACACACAACAAATGCGCTCAACGAAAAGGACAGAGGGTCCCCAAACAGATGCATCAGTTTATGcactttaataaaaattgccaacgagtttgtaaaaaataacggGGGTTCtagcaagggggggggacagaaaaataaaaccccACTTAATTCCAATTCGGAGAGTCTATCAAAAGATATGGACATCCTTGCgagcaattttttgcaagaCGGGGCATATAATAGTGCACCGCGTGATGTCGGGCAGAATGCAAAAAGGTCATACATCTCCACACCGTCTGATGAAGCTAAGCGGTTGAATAGCTTTCCGATCGAAtggggggtgaaaaatgtgGACGTTTGCAATGGGAAGGGTGCGCTGGAGGGATTGGCTAATAGAGCCACGTGTGTTCCACGTGAAACGAGCAAATTGGGCGAAGCGGGGAATGAGTCGCCCGTTAAATGGGAGGAGGTCAGCGGGGGAGGCGATCTGCAGCGCGGGCCCCGTGAAGGCAGTGGAAGGAAACTCACCTCGGCTTTGAGTGTAGATGGCCAAGTGTATGCCACCCCAGATGAACGACGCGACCCCCATCTCcctgtgaaggaaaaaaaaacggacgaCAAATTTCAGCTGTCACCCGACTTGCAACTCCTATACGATGCGTACAACAACGGAGAGCAAATCATCGTcttaaagaataaaaacaaattgttgCATAATTCGGACAAGGGCACAAAATTTACCCGCCTGTCAAAGCATTCCCCGTTCCATGCTAATGACAGTTGGCAGAGTGGGGTCGGCCCTTCCAAGGGAACTCCACCCACTGTGTGGAAGAGACAAATGGGCTGCATGAACATCCAACCGGATTGCACCTACGTGAAGAACACACACGGGGGGatccttcaaaatgaaaattctTCTGCCATGACATACCCGTACGATGTGCAGACTCGTGACAGCAAcatgccatttttgcagaaCGGCTTCTTTCGCCAGAGGCACGGAGAAGGCGCCTGTAGGGGTTATAGTAATAAGGGGTCCCTGGCTGCGTCGGGCGCGACCAGTGGGAACCACACCATTAGCAGTAATGACATCCACATGAATGGCGCCATCGAGCAGTTGAGCAAATTTGACAAAGTGCAAAACAGGGTGCACTCTATAGACAGTAACAACATCCTGGTGAATACCTCCAGTGGGGGATTTACCAAATGTAGGAAATTGGCAAACGTGATGTGCCCTCAGTATGCACCTGGGGCTCTTCACTACATTAATGGCGTAAATGCAGGTGTGCAGAGTTGCTCTAAagtgaatttaaaaagtgtaGATCATTGTGCAAACGGGAATAATGTGAGTGGTGGTTTCCCTTTCTCCCACCCACCCCTAAAACAACAACCACTCAGTAACTACCTAACTCAGTCGACCAGTTACATGAACCAGTTTGACGACCATTCCCAGAGCCTGTgcaaccaaatggggaataCACACCCGTTTATATTTGAACaaatgcaaaaggaaaggagTATCTTATATAACCAAAATGGGTACCCCCACTTTGCACTGACGAATAATTATTTCGCAGATGCTACTAATCCgtttgcacaaaatggaaaaggaggtGGTAACATCTGTGGGAGGTACTACCACTCAAATGAGAACCTCAGTTACACTCATCAAGGGGAACAAAACGCCGCTAACAATGTGGGCAGCGGGACGGACCACATAAATGGAAGCAACCAAATGGAACAGCCGTGTGTGTATTTACCAAACGGAGCCAGCGACAACCGTTTTGAAAGTGCTTCCGAGGATGGCACGTATTCGGTGAGTCATCAGCACAAGCGGTGTGTTGAACAAGTGGTGGGAAAGGACAACGATGGGGGGGCGGTGCGAAAGGGCAATGATGATGACGAGGTGGAAAACCAAAACGGCTGCTTTAACGATGTACGCCACGATCCAGATGGCACACACAAAAGTAGCACCACCGGTGGGgaatgcaaagggggagatgATCACACGGAGGCCACTGAGGAGAGCTACCCCCCCAGAGGGATGAACGCACTGTTGGGTGAAGGGAGCAAACAAGTGGTCAGCACTGATGTAGGTGGAAACCATCAACAGTGCCATGGAAATGACCCAACTGGTGACGAACAGGGTAGCAACATCACTACGGCAGGTGAGGATCATCTCAACAGGAATGTAAAAGGGAGAGATGACTGTAAAGAGGAATGCAGTCATAGCAAAggtgagggagaaaaagagCCCCCCTTGAACTCGAATAATAATTCTTCACAAAATAGTAGCCAAGATACCAGCGGATCATCGCCAGGGGAGGAAAACGCTCATAAGAAAAACCACCCGGGGGATAACTGGCCCTCCACGGAAGGTACAAATTTGCATGTGGGTGCGTATGCAGAGGGTACCATTAACGGGGACACCGGTGTGAGAAGCATGCGCAGTGATAACCACGATGGGAGTGTCTCCCCCAACGCCGCAGATTCAGATGCGGACACAGGTTCGCCCACccaccaaaaaggggagcccTCCCATGAAGGTAACCCAACGAGTGAGGAACTTGCAGATCCTCTCAAATCTGCATGCAACGATGACGAATATGCGTGCAGCCAAAATTTGCAGCACCTAAGTAACCCCTcaaggggggagaaccccCTTCAAAGCAGTCACCTGGTGAATAACCATGCTGGCCATTTTAACGTGAAGAACCAACCCCGTAAAGACAACTCCTGTGAGGGCATTGCCAACGTGAACACGGGTGCCCATTCGGTAGAAGCAAATGGGGATGACTCATACCATGGCGGTAGTgctccacttgggggggagggagacGAAAAATCGATCAATTTTAACGAAATGGGCGCCCCGATGGATTATGCCCCTATTCGTGGGGATAGCGTGAGGAGCGCCGTTGGAGGAAGTGGCCCCCTCAATAGTCACATCACCCGAATGGGCATAAACAAATCGAACCAAATGAACAGCATCACCTTTTCGATAGACAGCACAGGGAACGAAACCAAATATAAGATCGCCGAAGAGATGGTCAGCCTGATGAGACAGACAGATGCATACAGACCCCCCTGTGGACACTACCAAGGGAGCGACGCAGACACGAGCATGGCGAGCCTGTACAAGCCATTCAGCTTTAATGGAATGATGATGCCCCCTTACCACAACGCAAGAAGTAACGTGAAAAATTACCCTAGTGCAGAAATGAGGAGCAATATAAATgtgcataattataatatgaacaaaaatgagaacGCCGAAATGGCGAATGACTGTCTGGGCACACCTCCCCCCCAGAGCAACTTGCCAACAAACACGTATGGATACCCATACAGTTATAACATGGGGAGTTATTTTCTAAATGGGGTCCATTTGGTCGGCTTAGAAAATCGCACAGGTGAAAGACCTGCGAGGAATAATTTAGACTTTGCCAATTATAATGGCATGCTCAATGAGTGCTGTGATGGGGAGGACGAGGAGTGGGATCCCCAGCAGGAGGGTCTGCATCGGGAGGGTCCCCACCCGGAGGATCCGCTGCAGGATGACGACCGAAGCGGGGGGTCCTTCCCATCCTCGAGCAGTTTAATAAGAAGGGACAAAAcgcaaaaggagaagaagaagaatgcCAATATGAACACAAACAAACCGCAACCATTCGGTTTAAATGcctgtaagaaaaaaaagataggAAACAGTGGACCCCCCACAGCCGAGAAATTGAGCGAACTGCTGCATGAGAAGAATTTGTCGGTGCCACAAATAGCGGCAATATACGGGGTGCACAGAACGACTGTCGCGCGGTGGTGCTATAATAGGAAGATTATCCAAAAGTCGAGCAACTAccaggggaggaagaaatcgcCCTCCAAGGTGGGCGCCGAGTACGCCTAG
- a CDS encoding 26S proteasome subunit, putative (encoded by transcript PVX_117150A), translating into MDFEKNLHQSDIVTSASGVIALLNEEEASLKIFGLEKLNAIVDVYWPELADYIFKIEELCEDPTFVGRELANLVASKVYFHLEKYPEALKYALCAGKLFNINEKSQYVETMLAKCIEKYVEIRERDYEGQAMSSGGSRRSGNQHSAVHPGDASNADSNEGSNGDSNGDSNAANKAISEANHVGPDNTYNRSNFNLYNNHESSSGKVKVDADIFKEDLSDEIHQKMELFVDEMLEICMQNNSVKEALGVALDARRLDKVEYIILNCPNKIELLQHSIANERHINTTKKFRSDFFKLLVKIYLSMDPEELKSEYINLCECLFYINDYKKVAEILLNLINSYHLMAYQISFELVDLENRNFLKNILKHIKEILIQNKSFYYGEQSYSGESKKRSNLHLGGDSPADDAKGEEVPSAAPQQEGSANGVDAANGVDVIIGDNAANGVDAANEVDASNGVDASNGVDASNGVDTANNAANRNGITNNSSGVNSGSGVNSGSGVNSGSGVNNSSGVNSGSGVNSGSGVNSSGGGEKQRLSDDILMYISENHKLYEKVKKLVFILTGKVTISLYMEFLHRNNHADLILLDSYKNVVDSRSSITHHGIVIAHGLMQTGTTCDVFLRSNIEWLSKAINWAKFSSTASLGVVYKGHVNESFIVLSSHLPYNDVSRQITNNLNVGISPSGVYSEGGSLYALGLIHANYNTNDKKVKNFLLAQLKLNVNDEVLQHGCCLGLGLVCLGENDDDQVYDELKGVMYSDSAVAGESAAYAIGLLKLGSGDEKCVDELLAYAHDTQHEKITRACSISLGFVMFQKEKEADVLIEELINDKDAIIRYGGMFTIAMAYCGLSSYNKHIIKRLLHFSVSDVSDDVRRAAVIALGFVLCNSPSQVPMFLNLLIESYNPHVRYGAALALGIACAASGNEEAINMLMPLLTDTTDFVRQSAFISLGLIFQQSNEHVNPNFKKYKDEIMRILSDKHEDIIAKFGAIVGAGLLDICGRNAISTFFTRRANIIRPQAAVGFCLFSQLWYWFPLIHMISLTFLPTCLIGLTEDLKVPKNFSVLSTCKNQTFDYPSFLSKEKTQEKKETVTAVLSTTAKRKTLKLKKQKSESKLAKEKTAQDDNSSVLSDGKSMKNLEILSTAATVGQSSHVSHAESVEGSANDEAANEQANDTSNFANLQKMKKPDAKGKVSTVQSINNTVDMKNPCRVIKMQEKFIEYQANSRFKPILPSRKSGFIMLVDTAPSEPSDFIEINLENSAKKEAPPFEPFAWKEEN; encoded by the exons atggacttTGAGAAGAACCTGCACCAAAGCGACATCGTCACGTCGGCCTCGGGCGTCATAGCCCTGCTgaacgaggaggaagcgaGTTTGAAGATCTTCGGGTTGGAAAAACTGAACGCCATTGTGGATGTATATTGGCCGGAGTTAGCagattacatttttaaaatagagGAACTATGTGAGGACCCGACTTTCGTAGGAAGAGAGCTAGCCAATTTGGTGGCCAGTAAAGtttatttccatttggaAAAGTACCCTGAGGCGTTGAAGTACGCACTGTGTGCAGGCAAGCTGTTTAACATAAATGAGAAATCCCAGTACGTCGAGACGATGCTGGCCAAATGTATAGAGAAGTACGTGGAGATTCGGGAGAGGGACTATGAGGGTCAGGCCATGAGCAGCGGTGGTAGCAGACGAAGCGGCAACCAGCACAGCGCTGTTCACCCGGGGGATGCGAGCAATGCGGACAGCAATGAGGGCAGCAATGGGGACAGCAATGGGGACAGCAATGCGGCCAACAAAGCCATCAGCGAGGCGAACCACGTAGGGCCGGACAACACGTACAACAGAAGCAACTTCAATCTGTACAACAACCACGAAAGCAGCAGCGGGAAAGTGAAGGTCGATGCAGACATCTTTAAGGAAGACCTGAGTGACGAAATTCACCAGAAGATGGAACTCTTTGTTGACGAAATGTTAGAAATTTGCATGCAGAATAATAGCGTGAAGGAAGCTTTAGGGGTAGCGCTAGACGCTAGGAGACTAGACAAGGtagaatatataattctAAACTGCCCAAATAAAATAGAATTATTACAACACTCTATTGCAAATGAAAGGCATATTAATACGacgaaaaaatttagaagtGATTTCTTCAAACTGCTAGTCAAAATATATCTCTCTATGGACccagaagaattaaaaagtgaGTATATAAATCTGTGCGAGTGtttgttttatattaatgattataaaaaagttgcTGAGATTTTACTAAACTTGATTAACAGCTACCATCTGATGGCTTACCAGATCTCCTTCGAACTTGTAGATTTGGAAAATAGGAActttctaaaaaatattttaaaacatattaaagaaattttGATACAGAACAAGTCGTTTTACTATGGGGAGCAGAGCTACTCTGGGGAATCGAAGAAGCGGTCGAacctccatttggggggcgACTCTCCGGCGGATGATGCTAAGGGTGAGGAGGTTCCCAGCGCAGCTCCGCAGCAGGAGGGTAGTGCGAACGGGGTGGATGCGGCAAATGGAGTGGATGTGATCATTGGGGATAACGCGGCCAACGGAGTGGATGCGGCCAACGAGGTAGATGCGTCCAACGGGGTGGATGCTTCCAACGGGGTGGATGCTTCCAACGGGGTAGATACTGCCAACAACGCTGCAAACCGGAACGGAATCACCAACAATAGCAGCGGCGTCAACAGCGGTAGCGGCGTCAACAGCGGTAGCGGCGTCAACAGCGGTAGCGGCGTTAACAACAGTAGCGGCGTCAACAGCGGTAGCGGCGTCAACAGCGGTAGCGGCGTCAACAGCAGTGGCGGCGGGGAGAAGCAGAGGCTCTCTGACGACATCCTCATGTACATAAGCGAGAACCACAAGCTGTacgaaaaggtgaagaagctggTGTTCATTCTGACGGGCAAGGTGACCATCAGTCTGTACATGGAGTTCCTGCACAGAAATAACCACGCCGATTTGATTCTGCTAGACAGCTACAAAAATGTAGTCGACTCGAGAAGCAGCATCACCCACCATGGGATAGTAATAGCACATGGGTTGATGCAGACAGGCACAACGTGTGACGTCTTCTTGCGCTCCAACATTGAGTGGCTGTCCAAGGCGATCAATTGGGCGAAGTTCTCCTCCACTGCATCACTGGGTGTGGTTTACAAAGGACACGTAAACGAATCATTTATCGTGCTGTCATCACATCTGCCGTACAATGACGTGTCCAGGCAAATAACAAATAACCTAAACGTTGGCATCTCCCCCAGTGGAGTGTACTCTGAGGGGGGGTCCCTCTACGCCCTTGGGTTGATACATGCGAATTACAATACAAATGAtaagaaagtgaaaaactTTTTACTAGCCcagttaaaattaaatgtaaatgaTGAGGTGCTACAACATGGTTGCTGcctagggttagggttagtCTGTTTAGGGGAAAATGATGACGATCAGGTGTATGATGAGTTAAAAGGGGTGATGTATTCAGATTCAGCAGTGGCAGGAGAAAGTGCAGCCTATGCAATTGGATTGCTAAAGCTTGGAAGTGGTGACGAGAAATGCGTAGACGAATTGCTAGCCTATGCACATGATACGCagcatgaaaaaataactcGGGCATGTAGCATCAGTCTAGGATTTGTCATGttccaaaaggaaaaagaggctGATGTGCTGATTGAAGAATTAATTAACGATAAGGATGCCATCATAAGATACGGAGGGATGTTCACCATTGCTATGGCGTACTGTGGTTTATCTAGCTACAATAagcatataataaaaaggctCCTACACTTTTCCGTTTCCGACGTAAGTGACGATGTTAGGAGGGCAGCCGTTATAGCCTTAGGCTTTGTATTGTGTAATAGCCCTTCTCAAGTGCCTATGTTTTTAAACCTCCTAATTGAAAGCTACAATCCACATGTGCGCTACGGAGCCGCACTAGCCCTAGGAATCGCCTGCGCTGCATCAGGAAATGAAGAAGCCATCAACATGCTCATGCCGTTGCTAACAGATACAACTGATTTTGTTAGGCAAAGTGCATTCATATCGTTAGGGTTAATTTTCCAACAATCAAATGAACATGTTAATccgaattttaaaaaatataaagacgAAATTATGCGCATTTTATCGGATAAACATGAAGACATTATTGCCAAATTTGGTGCCATTGTAGGTGCTGGTCTGTTAGACATCTGTGGAAGGAATGCCATTTCGACCTTCTTCACCAGGAGAGCCAATATCATTAGACCCCAAGCAGCTGTTGGATTTTGCCTTTTCAGCCAACTGTGGTATTGGTTTCCACTCATCCATATGATCAGCTTGACCTTCCTTCCTACTTGCTTAATTGGGTTAACTGAAGATTTGAAGGTGCCCAAGAATTTCTCCGTGCTTTCCACGTGCAAGAATCAGACCTTTGATtacccctcctttttaagcaaagaaaaaacgcaagagaagaaggaaacCGTCACGGCTGTTCTCTCCACCACTGCCAAACGAAAAACGctaaaattgaagaagcaaaaaagtgaGAGCAAATTGGCCAAGGAGAAAACTGCCCAGGATGACAACAGCTCCGTTTTATCCGATGGGAAGTCCATGAAGAACTTGGAGATCCTCAGCACGGCCGCTACCGTGGGGCAGTCCAGCCACGTCTCCCACGCCGAGAGCGTCGAGGGCAGTGCCAATGACGAGGCCGCCAATGAGCAGGCCAACGATACTAGCAACTTTGCCAACTtgcagaaaatgaagaagcccGACGCGAAGGGGAAGGTCTCGACAGTGCAGTCGATCAACAACACG GTCGACATGAAAAACCCCTGCAGAGTAATCAAAATGCAGGAAAAGTTCATCGAATACCAGGCCAACAGCAGATTTAAGCCCATCCTTCCCTCGCGAAAATCCGGTTTCATCATGCTTGTGGACACGGC ccCCTCGGAGCCATCCGACTTCATCGAAATAAACCTCGAGAACAGCGCGAAGAAggaggccccccccttcGAGCCCTTCGCgtggaaggaagaaaattga